In Eretmochelys imbricata isolate rEreImb1 chromosome 18, rEreImb1.hap1, whole genome shotgun sequence, one genomic interval encodes:
- the CTNNBIP1 gene encoding beta-catenin-interacting protein 1 produces MNREGVPGKSPEEMYIQQKVRVLLMLRKMGSNLTASEEEFLRTYAGVVNSQLSQLPQHSIDQGAEDVVMAFSRSETEDRRQ; encoded by the exons atgaacCGTGAGGGCGTCCCCGGGAAGAGTCCGGAGGAGATGTACATCCAACAGAAAGTGAGAGTTCTGCTCATGCTTAGGAAGATGGGATCAAAT TTGACTGCCAGTGAAGAAGAATTCTTGCGGACGTATGCAGGTGTAGTGAATAGCCAACTTAGCCAGCTTCCTCAGCACTCTATTGATCAGG GTGCTGAGGACGTGGTGATGGCATTTTCCAGATCAGAGACGGAAGACAGAAGGCAGTAA